One genomic window of Solanum dulcamara chromosome 12, daSolDulc1.2, whole genome shotgun sequence includes the following:
- the LOC129876470 gene encoding jasmonate-induced oxygenase 4-like, with translation MSFLQCWSEPIVRVQSLSESGIRKIPDRFVKPPSGSYWCNFTDLKTTSVNIPLIDLKNLNSSSDVVRQETIDHISNACREWGFFQVANHGVSHELMEKTRTVWHEFFQLPLEEKQKFANSPVTYEGYGSRIGMEVGAKLDWCDYFFLHYLPEALRDENKWPCPPVSCRNLVSEYGQELVKLSRRLTKILSIGVGLNEDYIHQSFGGDNESSACLRVNFYPKCPQPDLTHGLSPHSDPGGITLLLPDTDIPGLQIRRGNNWLIVNPIPNAFIVNIGDQIQVLSNAIYKSVEHRVIGNSKKERLSLAFFYNPGGDKLIKPANQLVTKDCPALYSPMTFNEYRSFIRTKGLSGKCQIESLKSPT, from the exons atgaGTTTTTTACAATGCTGGTCTGAGCCAATTGTCCGTGTCCAATCTCTGTCCGAAAGCGGCATCCGAAAAATCCCTGATCGTTTTGTGAAGCCGCCTTCGGGCAGTTATTGGTGTAATTTCACGGACTTGAAAACAACCTCAGTTAACATACCTTTAATAGACCTCAAAAACCTTAATTCTTCGAGCGACGTTGTTCGCCAAGAAACAATTGACCACATTTCCAATGCGTGTAGGGAGTGGGGTTTCTTTCAAGTGGCTAACCACGGAGTTAGCCACGAGCTTATGGAGAAAACTCGTACTGTTTGGCACGAGTTTTTTCAGCTTCCACTTGAGGAGAAGCAAAAATTTGCGAATTCGCCGGTGACTTATGAAGGGTATGGTAGCCGTATTGGTATGGAGGTTGGTGCCAAATTAGATTGGTGTGATTATTTCTTTCTTCATTATCTTCCCGAAGCGTTGAGGGACGAAAACAAATGGCCTTGTCCTCCCGTTTCATGCAG GAATTTGGTCTCAGAATATGGTCAAGAATTGGTGAAATTAAGCAGAAGATTAACTAAAATTTTATCGATAGGCGTTGGATTAAATGAAGATTATATACACCAAAGTTTTGGAGGAGATAATGAAAGTAGTGCATGTTTAAGAGTAAATTTTTACCCAAAATGTCCTCAACCGGACCTTACACACGGCCTTTCTCCCCACTCGGACCCTGGCGGCATCACCCTTCTCCTCCCTGACACCGATATCCCCGGCCTCCAAATCCGTCGTGGCAATAACTGGTTAATTGTTAACCCGATTCCCAATGCATTCATTGTCAATATTGGAGATCAAATTCAG GTGTTGAGTAATGCAATATACAAAAGTGTGGAGCACAGGGTGATTGGTAATTCAAAGAAAGAGAGATTGTCCTTAGCATTCTTCTATAATCCTGGAGGTGACAAACTCATCAAGCCTGCTAATCAACTTGTCACAAAAGATTGTCCTGCTTTATATTCTCCAATGACCTTCAATGAGTATAGATCTTTCATCAGAACAAAAGGTCTTAGTGGAAAATGTCAAATTGAATCCCTTAAGTCCCCTACATAA